gTATTGTTAACTAACGAAAAACCAGAAGTTTGAGCTTCATGGCAAAATACTCAGAacttgcttcaaaaaaatcgaaacgaAAATCGAATGAAACAAAGTGGCTTAAACAGTTAAAATGTTCAGTATAAAAACTACTCTATAGTAATCATCATGCTATTTTGCTATTTCCAATATTGGACATTAATGCCAAGTTCCAGGTAGTTATAATAAATGAAATAAGCTAACACAAGTTGaaggaaattttgttttcagcagaaaataCTATTCATTCGAGCATTTGTTTTTCTGGTTAATACGCTTGAATTCATATTTCCACATAAGTTTGGTCACGACAAACTGACAAAAAGagacattttcagaaagtgaAAATATAAAGTTGTGAGATTATGCCTCAAAATGGATCTATGGAAGTCATTGATCAACCCGTGAGTGCAATTTTAGCTaaacagtttttcatttttgcacttttattTACCTTTTCAGTAAGTTTTCAAGATGCTCTATGTTATCACAAAGCAACTTTTGTTACTTTTCAGATCAGTTTTCTTGGGTCAATATGTAATTTATATCTTTTCTACAAGTTTGTCACAAGAGCATCAAAGCCAAGtggatttcaaaaactgtgtACCATGAAAACCTTCACAAACTGCACAATTTGCATGAGTTTTCTGTTTTGGGTTGTGCCGATTACGGGTTTATCTCTAACATTCAatcaattaaataaatttttcaatcaattaatTGGTGTTATGGCAGCTACATGGGCATATTTTACAagtgaaaatacaatttaatttAGGTGAACTTTAACGATATTCCAGATTCACTTCTTACTATTTGCCTGTCTTCTAATAGATTTTATTGTTTGTATTTCCCGTTTGGCATAAAGTTTCTAATTGGAATTCCAATTACAACATGTGCTATTTCTGCAGTTCTTTTTATCACTTTGGCCATCAGTGTGCTCTCACTAATTGGTGTAGAAAATTAATGTTTGGAAGGTTTTATAAATACGTTTTCAGCTGGATGTAGCTGCATTTTTGACCCAAACATATTTATTTGGACCGGCAAAGGAACACTTTGTGAAGAATATGCATCAATATATGTTCCcgcttttatttttgtaacaaCAGCAATCACTAATTCAATTAATATTATGACGGCTGTGAGACTGttcatggaaaaattgacaagCCTGGGTGTGGTAGAATCGAAGAGACGAAGAAAGCGATGGATAATTATGTTTTCGCaagttagttttaaaatatagttCCTGGTTTTATGCTAGTCCAAACTCATTGTTTATTGTTTCCAATTCCTCATGTTCGTTTCAGTATTCCGcatcataaaaatgtttactaAGCCTTGAACTTTTATATTAGgaaaattaactttaattattcaaattccAACACGTGAGCGTTTTAAGAACGTTGTCCAGGATTGTCTCCAACTTATCGATATCATCAATTCATATTATTTGTGCAAACTAAACGAGGACTTATGGTTTCAAATAGTTACAGTCACGTTTTCTTTCCTGACAATTACAGCACTCGATGGATTTGTTATGTTCGTATTTCAAGAAGATATCCATccaaagtttctgaaacaaGTATTGAGAAAGTATATTGGATGTAAAAACAGTGTTGGTGTTTTTCAAAGTGTTGGAAATACTTCTTTTGTAAATTCTCCTGTATGAactttttgtgcatttttacTGAACAAGTATGAATCcatgaattttgcaaaaataacatttaattCATCAAACTTTTTCTAGTACATAgttagattaaaaaaaccacaaaaataaatattaactATTTAGAGTAAACTTAATGAATCTGGCCACaccattgaatttttcgaagttaCTGTGCATACTgataaatactttttgtacACTAATCCCGTCTAAAACGCCTCACTATAATATTTGTTTAAAGCAATCATCAAATTCAGCTATAATAGTAGTTAATGctaatttcattttgtttttatatttttacttaTTCCTAAAAGGTTCATGAATCTAGCTAGACGATACATGtgacgattttttttagaattcctATAGACATAAACATCAGTTTTCTTGATGATTCtgtctgaaatgtttttcattttcaattaagttttcaaaacaaaacactgAAGAAACTCTAAATTCTCAGAGAACAAATATCGAAACTTTTGAGAATATGCCCCGAAACGAATCTAACGTAATGATGGAACAACCAGCAAGCGCAGTTTTAGCGAAaccattttttatatttgctcttttattcactttttgagTGAGTTTGCATCATTTTCACTTCCAACAGTAAATCTATCCGCTTACATTTTAGATAAGTTTTCTTGGATTAAAGTGTAATTTGTAtcttttctataaatttgtaACCAGGAAATCGAAATcaactggttttcaaaaactttgcacAGTAAAAACGGTCACAAACTGCACAATTTGtatcagttttttgttttgggtAGTGCCTGTTACATTTTTATCTCTAACGTTCAGTCAGTTAAATGAATTGTTCAGTTTGTTTATTGGTGTAATGGCGGGTACTTGGGCATACTTCACGAGAGAGGGGACAACTTGACttattagaaattgaaatgcaTGTTTAGATTCACTCATCTCAATTTGCATATCTTCTAACAGATTTTATTCGTTGTATT
This is a stretch of genomic DNA from Caenorhabditis elegans chromosome V. It encodes these proteins:
- the srx-131 gene encoding 7TM GPCR serpentine receptor class x (Srx) domain-containing protein (Predicted), yielding MEVIDQPVSAILAKQFFIFALLFTFSISFLGSICNLYLFYKFVTRASKPSGFQKLCTMKTFTNCTICMSFLFWVVPITGLSLTFNQLNKFFNQLIGVMAATWAYFTNSLLTICLSSNRFYCLYFPFGIKFLIGIPITTCAISAVLFITLAISVLSLIAGCSCIFDPNIFIWTGKGTLCEEYASIYVPAFIFVTTAITNSINIMTAVRLFMEKLTSLGVVESKRRRKRWIIMFSQNVVQDCLQLIDIINSYYLCKLNEDLWFQIVTVTFSFLTITALDGFVMFVFQEDIHPKFLKQVLRKYIGCKNSVGVFQSVGNTSFVNSPV